From the genome of Gemmatimonas phototrophica, one region includes:
- a CDS encoding glycosyltransferase, translated as MRAIAHVRSRHGALRISLLGEASALQATRLHAAALDLSGCVQVVPLDTLLHHAFRGPHPQASVAWIAAGGDAGALGTLAAMQQGMPVVVPQEAAYAELVTPGVTGFRVPADSSVTVVAEVARVLSDASAQRAMGEAAAVRAARDYAWDRFVDTAATLLAQAGGVAGTRVTRRPSLTPA; from the coding sequence TTGCGCATGTGCGATCACGGCACGGCGCGTTGCGGATCTCCTTGCTGGGTGAGGCCAGTGCCTTGCAGGCCACGCGACTGCACGCCGCAGCGCTTGATCTGTCAGGATGCGTACAGGTCGTACCGCTCGACACGCTGTTGCACCACGCGTTCCGCGGGCCGCATCCGCAGGCAAGTGTGGCCTGGATTGCCGCCGGGGGAGATGCCGGCGCGCTGGGCACGCTGGCGGCGATGCAGCAGGGCATGCCGGTCGTGGTGCCACAGGAGGCGGCCTACGCCGAGTTGGTCACGCCGGGCGTGACCGGCTTCCGCGTTCCGGCCGACTCGAGTGTGACGGTGGTGGCCGAGGTGGCGCGGGTGCTGTCGGACGCGTCGGCGCAGCGGGCGATGGGTGAAGCCGCCGCTGTTCGCGCCGCACGGGACTACGCGTGGGACCGCTTTGTGGATACGGCCGCGACGTTGCTGGCGCAGGCCGGCGGTGTGGCCGGGACGCGGGTGACGCGCCGGCCGTCACTCACCCCGGCCTGA
- a CDS encoding ABC transporter permease — translation MSVPVSPQSAALANGSQTWRKLRRDGRSWLGVTVVLVLVLLAIAAPLVTSHDPSRIDLRHTLEAPSRTHLLGTDAQGRDVWSRLVYGARISLLVGLASQGIALAIGVGLGLVAGYRGKWTDDVVMRMADVTLAFPSLLLLIAMAAAFEPSLTMVCVVIGVVGWAGMARLVRGQVLVVRELEFVQAMRAIGAGDARILFRHVLPNVMAPVVIAGTLGIAGAIMAEAALSFLGLGVQPPTPSWGAMIADGRDLSQLRNAPWTSLAPGLAIGCAVLGFNLLGDAVRDAVDPRS, via the coding sequence ATGAGCGTTCCGGTTTCCCCCCAGAGCGCGGCGCTCGCCAACGGATCGCAGACGTGGCGCAAGCTGCGCCGCGATGGCCGCAGTTGGCTGGGAGTGACGGTGGTGTTGGTGCTTGTCCTGCTGGCCATCGCGGCGCCACTGGTTACCAGCCACGATCCGTCGCGCATTGACCTGCGTCACACGCTGGAGGCACCCAGTCGTACGCACCTGCTGGGCACCGATGCGCAGGGGCGTGATGTGTGGTCGCGGCTCGTCTACGGCGCGCGCATCTCGCTGCTGGTCGGGTTGGCGTCGCAAGGGATTGCGCTCGCCATTGGCGTTGGCCTGGGGCTTGTTGCCGGCTACAGAGGCAAGTGGACGGATGATGTCGTGATGCGAATGGCCGACGTGACCCTGGCCTTCCCGTCGCTCCTGTTGCTGATCGCCATGGCGGCAGCCTTTGAGCCGTCACTCACCATGGTGTGTGTCGTGATTGGTGTGGTGGGGTGGGCGGGCATGGCACGACTGGTGCGCGGCCAGGTGCTGGTGGTGCGCGAGCTGGAGTTCGTGCAGGCCATGCGGGCCATCGGTGCTGGTGACGCCCGTATTCTGTTTCGCCACGTATTGCCCAACGTGATGGCGCCGGTGGTGATTGCCGGCACGCTGGGCATTGCCGGCGCCATCATGGCCGAAGCCGCACTCAGCTTTCTGGGACTCGGCGTACAACCCCCTACGCCCAGCTGGGGGGCCATGATTGCTGATGGGCGCGACCTGTCGCAGCTTCGGAATGCGCCGTGGACGTCGCTGGCGCCCGGGCTCGCCATCGGGTGCGCGGTGCTGGGCTTCAATCTGTTGGGCGATGCGGTACGTGACGCAGTGGATCCGCGATCCTGA